In one Bacillus mesophilus genomic region, the following are encoded:
- a CDS encoding GNAT family N-acetyltransferase, with product MIILETERLYLRPFIQDDINTLYSIFSDDETMLYYPAPFNLEQTQKWIEKNQHRYDIDGYGLWGVCLKETEELIGDCGLIKQYVDGKTEVEIGYHINKNYWSKGFATEAARACKTYGYDQLDLNRLISIINPKNTPSIRVAEKIEFNLEKESVIFDKTHFIYAGKKT from the coding sequence ATGATTATTTTAGAAACAGAAAGGTTGTACCTGAGACCATTCATTCAAGATGACATAAATACTCTGTATTCTATTTTTTCTGATGATGAGACGATGTTGTATTATCCAGCACCATTTAACTTAGAACAAACACAAAAATGGATTGAGAAAAATCAGCATAGATACGATATAGATGGCTACGGGTTATGGGGAGTATGTTTGAAGGAAACCGAAGAGTTAATAGGTGATTGTGGTCTTATTAAGCAGTATGTAGATGGAAAAACTGAAGTTGAAATTGGATACCATATCAACAAAAACTATTGGTCAAAGGGATTTGCAACCGAAGCAGCCAGAGCCTGTAAAACTTATGGCTACGATCAATTGGATTTAAACAGGTTAATTAGTATAATCAATCCCAAGAATACTCCTTCAATACGTGTAGCGGAGAAAATTGAGTTCAATCTAGAAAAGGAATCAGTAATTTTCGACAAGACTCATTTTATTTATGCTGGCAAGAAAACTTAG
- the adh gene encoding aldehyde dehydrogenase, producing MIYSQPGQDGAKVNFKSRYENYIGGKWTPPVNGQYFENVTPVTGKAFCEIARSSAEDIELALDAAHEAKAAWGRTSVTERANILNKIADRMEQNLEVLAVAETWDNGKPVRETLAADLPLAVDHFRYFAGTVRAQEGALSEIDHDTVAYHYHEPLGVVGQIIPWNFPILMAVWKLAPALAAGNCVVLKPAEQTPASILVLMELIEDLLPPGVINIVNGFGVEAGKPLASSSRVAKVAFTGETTTGRLIMQYASQNLIPVTLELGGKSPNIFFEDVMAQDDDFLDKAVEGFVMFALNQGEVCTCPSRALIHENIYDRFMEKALARVAQIKQGNPLDTDTMIGAQASTEQLEKILSYFEIGKQEGAEVLAGGERSYLAEDLEGGYYVKPTVFKGNNNMRIFQEEIFGPVVSVTTFKDSAEALAIANDTLYGLGAGVWTRDVNTAYRFGREIQAGRVWTNCYHAYPAHAAFGGYKSSGIGRENHKMMLSHYQQTKNLLVSYSPQKLGFF from the coding sequence ATGATTTATTCTCAACCCGGTCAAGACGGAGCAAAGGTAAACTTTAAAAGTCGTTATGAAAACTACATTGGTGGAAAGTGGACACCACCTGTTAATGGACAATACTTTGAAAATGTTACACCCGTTACAGGAAAAGCATTTTGTGAAATAGCACGTTCTTCTGCAGAAGATATCGAACTAGCTTTAGATGCAGCACACGAAGCAAAGGCTGCTTGGGGACGAACATCTGTAACTGAACGAGCAAATATCCTCAATAAGATTGCTGACAGAATGGAACAGAATCTAGAAGTACTAGCAGTTGCAGAAACGTGGGACAACGGAAAGCCAGTCCGCGAAACACTTGCTGCTGACCTACCATTAGCGGTTGATCATTTCCGTTATTTTGCTGGTACAGTACGTGCTCAGGAAGGTGCATTGTCAGAAATTGATCACGATACTGTAGCCTATCACTACCATGAGCCACTAGGAGTAGTCGGACAAATTATTCCATGGAATTTCCCAATTTTAATGGCAGTTTGGAAGCTTGCTCCTGCTCTTGCTGCTGGTAATTGCGTGGTCTTAAAACCAGCAGAACAAACTCCTGCTTCCATCTTAGTATTAATGGAGTTAATTGAAGATTTACTTCCTCCTGGGGTTATAAACATTGTAAATGGCTTTGGTGTTGAAGCAGGTAAACCACTTGCATCAAGCAGCCGAGTTGCTAAAGTTGCATTTACAGGTGAAACCACAACAGGTCGTCTCATTATGCAATATGCTTCTCAAAATCTAATTCCAGTTACATTAGAGCTGGGTGGAAAATCACCTAATATCTTCTTTGAAGACGTAATGGCTCAGGATGATGATTTCTTAGATAAAGCTGTAGAAGGGTTTGTTATGTTTGCTCTAAACCAGGGCGAAGTATGTACTTGTCCTTCTCGTGCATTAATTCATGAGAACATTTATGATCGTTTTATGGAAAAAGCTCTTGCTCGAGTTGCTCAGATTAAGCAAGGAAATCCATTAGATACTGACACGATGATTGGAGCACAAGCTTCTACAGAACAGCTTGAAAAAATCCTCTCTTACTTCGAGATTGGTAAACAAGAGGGTGCAGAGGTTCTGGCAGGAGGAGAAAGAAGCTATTTAGCTGAGGACCTTGAAGGTGGATACTATGTGAAGCCAACTGTTTTCAAGGGCAACAATAATATGAGAATCTTCCAAGAGGAAATCTTCGGACCTGTTGTATCTGTTACAACTTTCAAAGATTCAGCTGAAGCTCTTGCTATTGCCAATGATACGTTATATGGATTAGGAGCTGGAGTGTGGACTAGAGATGTCAACACAGCTTATCGATTTGGTCGTGAAATTCAGGCTGGACGTGTGTGGACAAATTGCTACCATGCCTACCCTGCTCATGCTGCCTTTGGAGGATATAAGTCCTCTGGTATTGGTCGTGAAAATCACAAAATGATGCTAAGTCATTATCAGCAAACAAAGAATCTTTTAGTTAGCTATAGCCCTCAGAAATTAGGATTCTTTTAA
- a CDS encoding DUF779 domain-containing protein: MVEKVTATQKAIQLIQHLKKIHGDLMFHQSGGCCDGSSPMCFAKDDFLIGDADVLLGTIGETPFYMSKAQYQYWKHTQLIIDVVPGRGGMFSLEGPEGVRFLTRSRVFTVEERNSLK, translated from the coding sequence ATGGTAGAAAAAGTTACCGCGACTCAAAAGGCAATTCAGCTCATTCAGCATCTAAAAAAGATTCATGGTGATCTTATGTTTCATCAATCAGGTGGTTGTTGTGACGGGAGTTCACCCATGTGTTTTGCAAAAGATGATTTTCTAATTGGTGATGCAGATGTGTTGCTTGGGACTATAGGAGAAACACCATTTTATATGAGCAAAGCTCAATACCAATACTGGAAACACACTCAATTAATTATTGATGTAGTACCCGGTAGAGGTGGAATGTTTTCCTTAGAAGGTCCGGAGGGTGTAAGGTTTCTAACTAGGTCAAGAGTGTTCACGGTGGAAGAACGTAACTCACTAAAATAA
- a CDS encoding chemotaxis protein CheW: MADQSLIDKVVVFQTQNEEYGIPIQFVVSIEKLQPLTAVPNMPDYMNGVTTVRGEITPILDTNQILYDKKTEQTDQTRMIILHSADMTYGLIVDDAKEIINVPDSSIQQLNSIAALQNSFIMGVANLEGRLLTLIDPTKLINSLEGMTEVKLQLN; encoded by the coding sequence ATGGCAGATCAGTCCTTAATAGATAAGGTAGTAGTATTTCAGACCCAGAATGAAGAGTACGGAATCCCTATTCAATTTGTTGTTTCTATAGAAAAGCTTCAACCACTCACAGCTGTTCCAAATATGCCGGATTATATGAATGGTGTTACGACAGTTCGAGGAGAAATTACGCCAATCCTAGATACCAATCAAATCTTGTATGATAAGAAAACCGAACAAACAGACCAAACTAGAATGATCATTTTACATTCAGCAGATATGACATATGGATTAATCGTCGATGACGCAAAAGAAATTATCAATGTTCCTGATAGCTCGATTCAACAATTAAATTCAATTGCTGCCCTGCAAAATTCATTCATAATGGGAGTAGCCAATTTAGAAGGTCGTTTATTAACACTGATCGATCCAACTAAACTGATTAACTCATTAGAAGGTATGACAGAAGTGAAATTGCAATTAAACTAG
- a CDS encoding SPL family radical SAM protein: MINITEKMTKQLLTPASGFLEGYTFSLNPYIGCSFGCSYCYVRKMPVNLFRKEDWGTWVDIKKNAKEQYIRDMKKARKKYESVSIFMSSSTDPYQPTESDAEITRSLLEAMNEEPPDFLFVQTRSPLVKRDLGLLKGLGERVLLSMTVETDLDEVRRIFSPTAPPIAARMSVLKKFASEGIPTQAAVAPLLPFSDNFASTLASTVNRVTIDDYFMGDGSKGKRTTSLGIEKLYKEHKLEEWYHPEAYKKLVEELTRYMPKEQIFVSQDGFLPPVKK; this comes from the coding sequence ATGATCAACATAACCGAAAAAATGACAAAGCAATTACTTACTCCAGCTAGTGGCTTTTTAGAGGGCTATACCTTTTCCCTCAATCCATATATAGGCTGTAGTTTTGGCTGTAGCTATTGTTATGTTCGCAAAATGCCTGTTAATTTGTTTCGCAAGGAAGATTGGGGAACGTGGGTCGACATTAAAAAAAATGCTAAAGAGCAGTATATCCGTGATATGAAAAAAGCTAGGAAAAAGTATGAGTCTGTTTCAATTTTTATGTCGTCTAGCACAGACCCTTACCAACCTACTGAAAGTGATGCGGAAATTACAAGATCACTTTTAGAGGCAATGAATGAAGAGCCTCCGGATTTTTTGTTTGTCCAAACCCGGAGTCCGTTGGTTAAACGGGATCTTGGTCTTTTAAAAGGATTAGGAGAACGAGTGTTACTAAGCATGACCGTAGAAACAGATTTGGATGAGGTGAGAAGAATCTTTTCACCCACCGCCCCACCAATAGCTGCACGAATGAGTGTCTTAAAGAAGTTTGCTAGTGAAGGGATCCCCACGCAGGCTGCAGTTGCTCCACTTCTACCTTTCTCAGATAATTTTGCTTCTACCTTAGCATCAACTGTAAATCGTGTAACCATCGATGATTATTTTATGGGGGATGGAAGTAAAGGAAAGAGAACTACCAGTTTAGGGATTGAAAAGCTTTATAAGGAGCATAAGTTAGAGGAATGGTATCATCCGGAAGCATATAAAAAACTAGTAGAAGAGCTAACAAGATATATGCCAAAAGAGCAAATTTTTGTTAGTCAAGATGGCTTTTTACCACCAGTCAAAAAATAA
- a CDS encoding DNA polymerase IV produces MKQMYPKKGRVILHVDMNSFYASVEVAYDPSLSGKPLAIAGNPEERRGIIVTCSYEARALGIRTTMPLWEAKRLCPQLIVKTPNFDRYRKASLAMFDYLRNYTHMVQPVSIDEGYMDISDCYEMGSPIEIAERIQKELNEKLRLPCSIGIAPNKFLAKMASNMKKPLGITVLRKRDIKEKLWILPVAEMHGVGAKTADKLKPIQILTIGDLAKADVRQVKAILGINGERIVARANGNDDRPVDPDAIYEFKSIGNSTTLRADTTDEHEISTVLQRLAESVSRRLKRKESLATTIQLTIRYHDRKTVTRSKKIDNPIVEAKDLLLVVQQLWKKHWNEEPVRLLGITTQDLIEKGSAYKQLDLFSYQEDARKEPLYQTIEKLQSKFGQNVIKKGLPSKSEESNKKGTSFNKDFLQDDR; encoded by the coding sequence ATGAAGCAAATGTATCCGAAAAAAGGGCGGGTTATTCTTCATGTTGATATGAATAGCTTTTATGCATCAGTTGAAGTGGCATATGATCCTTCGCTTTCGGGTAAGCCTTTGGCTATTGCCGGAAATCCTGAGGAGAGAAGAGGCATTATTGTCACTTGTAGCTATGAAGCGCGAGCATTAGGAATCAGGACTACGATGCCTTTATGGGAGGCAAAGCGGCTTTGTCCTCAGCTGATTGTCAAAACACCCAATTTTGACCGTTACCGGAAGGCTTCTCTCGCCATGTTTGATTATCTTCGAAACTACACTCATATGGTGCAACCTGTTTCAATTGATGAGGGCTACATGGATATATCGGACTGCTATGAAATGGGCTCGCCCATTGAAATTGCAGAACGAATTCAGAAGGAACTCAATGAAAAGCTAAGGCTACCATGTAGTATTGGAATTGCTCCGAATAAATTTTTAGCTAAGATGGCTTCGAATATGAAAAAGCCATTGGGAATTACGGTTTTACGAAAAAGAGATATAAAAGAAAAGCTATGGATCCTACCAGTCGCGGAAATGCATGGAGTTGGTGCTAAAACAGCAGATAAATTGAAACCCATTCAAATCCTGACAATTGGTGATCTAGCAAAAGCAGATGTAAGACAGGTTAAAGCTATATTAGGAATAAATGGTGAGCGCATAGTCGCGCGCGCAAATGGAAATGATGATCGACCTGTAGATCCTGATGCTATATACGAGTTTAAGAGCATCGGAAATTCCACTACACTACGTGCGGATACAACCGATGAACATGAAATTTCAACCGTTTTACAGCGTCTGGCTGAATCTGTTTCAAGGCGTTTAAAGAGGAAAGAATCATTAGCTACGACCATACAATTAACCATACGCTACCATGATCGAAAAACAGTTACTCGTAGCAAAAAAATAGACAATCCCATTGTGGAAGCAAAAGACTTACTATTGGTTGTCCAACAGCTTTGGAAAAAGCATTGGAATGAGGAGCCGGTCCGCTTATTAGGAATTACAACTCAGGATCTTATTGAGAAAGGGTCAGCCTATAAGCAATTGGATTTATTTTCATATCAAGAGGATGCTAGGAAAGAGCCTCTTTATCAAACCATTGAAAAGCTTCAGTCGAAATTTGGTCAAAATGTTATTAAGAAGGGCCTCCCTTCTAAGTCGGAAGAGTCAAATAAAAAAGGCACTAGTTTTAATAAGGATTTTTTACAAGATGACCGTTAG
- a CDS encoding PaaI family thioesterase, with translation MNLSEEKALLELTEEAIKNHQMKPEELFLFKLFNFKFSYDDDQETCKMEVPLHEIMLGPLRFIHGGFITYLADTCMGHLCFKYLDSPFVALELKTQYLKSVQEGTVVAEARFRQKGKTIIFIDCEVKTKEGLPLSTISATFYVLPNKK, from the coding sequence TTGAACTTATCTGAAGAAAAGGCACTATTAGAGCTCACCGAAGAGGCAATTAAAAATCATCAAATGAAACCTGAAGAGTTATTTCTATTTAAACTTTTTAACTTCAAATTTTCTTATGATGATGATCAAGAAACTTGTAAAATGGAAGTTCCTCTACATGAAATCATGCTAGGCCCATTACGTTTTATTCACGGAGGGTTTATCACATATTTGGCAGACACCTGCATGGGGCATCTTTGTTTTAAATACTTAGATTCTCCTTTTGTTGCGCTTGAGCTTAAAACGCAATACCTTAAGTCCGTCCAAGAAGGAACTGTGGTGGCTGAAGCAAGATTTAGACAGAAAGGAAAGACGATTATTTTTATTGACTGTGAGGTAAAAACAAAGGAAGGTTTGCCTCTATCTACTATTTCCGCTACATTCTATGTCCTGCCCAACAAGAAATAA
- a CDS encoding RidA family protein encodes MEIKKINPENVAPPIAQYHHVTVIPRNAELIVLSGQIGNEQDGFLPMDIETQFSNALENIKSILKSEGLDTSSIFKINIWLTEKMDREFYTEKWNAFHNQSPPATTLAYVSSLARPEIKVEVEAWAAR; translated from the coding sequence ATGGAAATCAAGAAAATAAATCCTGAAAATGTTGCCCCACCTATCGCGCAATATCACCATGTAACAGTCATCCCAAGAAATGCAGAACTGATTGTTTTGTCTGGTCAGATCGGAAATGAGCAAGACGGTTTTTTACCAATGGATATAGAAACTCAGTTCTCAAATGCACTTGAAAATATTAAATCTATATTAAAAAGTGAAGGACTGGATACTAGTAGCATTTTTAAAATAAATATTTGGTTAACAGAAAAAATGGATAGAGAGTTCTATACAGAAAAATGGAATGCATTTCATAATCAATCACCACCAGCTACAACCTTAGCTTATGTCAGTTCTTTAGCAAGACCAGAAATAAAGGTAGAGGTCGAAGCTTGGGCTGCACGATAA
- a CDS encoding secondary thiamine-phosphate synthase enzyme YjbQ, whose product MLKKFTVQTNKRDEMIEVTETVQGFIRENHLQEGVVIVYCPHTTAGITINENADPDVKRDMLRRFDEVYPWNHKLDRHAEGNTAAHMKASTVGTSQQIIVTNGRLLLGTWQGVYFCEFDGPRLRTYYIKAL is encoded by the coding sequence ATGCTTAAGAAATTCACGGTGCAAACTAACAAGCGAGATGAAATGATTGAAGTTACAGAAACAGTACAAGGTTTTATTAGAGAGAACCATCTCCAAGAGGGTGTAGTGATTGTGTATTGCCCACACACTACAGCGGGGATCACCATCAACGAAAATGCAGATCCAGACGTAAAACGGGATATGCTACGCCGATTTGACGAAGTATACCCATGGAATCATAAGCTTGATCGTCATGCAGAAGGAAATACGGCTGCACATATGAAGGCAAGCACCGTCGGAACTTCACAACAAATCATAGTGACAAATGGAAGATTACTACTCGGTACTTGGCAAGGGGTTTATTTCTGTGAGTTTGATGGACCTAGACTACGAACCTACTATATAAAAGCTCTATAA
- a CDS encoding histidine phosphatase family protein: MKTLYIIRHSKATGQEVEAELTDEGKVQSLHLSEFLSTYNIQRIISSHYKRAVDTIRPYSEANGIRLEVDRRLGERILSPTDYPGWLEFLEESFHDFSLALEGGESSEEASDRVKSLIDELIISNEEHIVLVTHGNLATLILRLFDKQYGFEEWKEMTNPDVYAIQLTSSKVSRIWQTS, encoded by the coding sequence TTGAAAACTCTCTATATTATTAGACATAGTAAAGCCACAGGTCAGGAAGTAGAGGCAGAGTTAACGGATGAAGGGAAAGTACAATCCCTTCATTTATCTGAATTTCTATCCACCTATAATATTCAGCGTATAATCTCTAGTCACTATAAGCGGGCTGTAGATACAATAAGACCTTATTCAGAAGCAAATGGAATCCGTCTGGAAGTGGATCGTAGACTAGGAGAGAGAATACTTAGTCCGACTGATTATCCTGGCTGGTTGGAGTTTTTAGAAGAATCCTTCCACGACTTTTCTCTTGCCCTTGAAGGAGGGGAGTCTTCTGAAGAGGCTAGCGATCGTGTTAAATCACTGATCGATGAGTTAATTATTTCCAACGAGGAGCATATTGTACTGGTGACTCATGGAAATCTAGCAACATTAATCTTAAGGTTGTTTGATAAACAATATGGTTTTGAGGAATGGAAAGAAATGACTAATCCGGATGTGTATGCTATTCAACTTACATCTTCAAAGGTCTCTCGTATTTGGCAAACTAGTTAG
- a CDS encoding methyl-accepting chemotaxis protein has protein sequence MAQSAAEGASNQLASSEDVLASMQQLSAGLNQVSQNGREMNGLTHQALDATSNGSQKVSMVVEQMNQIQGSVTETSTRILKLGNLSKEISSILELITSISDQTNLLALNAAIEAARAGEHGKGFAVVADEVRKLAEESRRSAEQITKMISEIQQETGQAVTSMKDGQERVEKGIQYTQDVSDAFVSIQELNARVSSTVSEVATAIEQMTNVSDQVLSSVTEVSEIAKESARFSEESSAANEEQLATMEEVTASAGSLAHLAEELNRNLSKFRIK, from the coding sequence ATGGCACAATCTGCTGCTGAGGGAGCTAGTAATCAATTAGCTAGCTCAGAGGATGTGTTAGCCTCTATGCAACAATTATCAGCAGGATTAAACCAGGTATCTCAAAACGGAAGAGAAATGAATGGTTTAACACATCAGGCTTTAGATGCAACTAGCAATGGTTCACAAAAGGTTTCAATGGTAGTAGAGCAAATGAATCAGATTCAAGGTTCTGTTACCGAAACGTCTACGAGAATCTTAAAGTTAGGTAATCTATCGAAAGAAATTAGTAGTATTTTAGAATTAATTACATCTATTTCTGATCAAACCAATCTTCTAGCATTAAATGCTGCGATTGAAGCTGCTCGTGCGGGAGAGCACGGTAAAGGATTTGCAGTTGTTGCCGATGAGGTTCGTAAATTAGCAGAAGAGTCACGTCGATCAGCGGAACAGATTACTAAAATGATCTCTGAAATACAGCAAGAAACTGGACAAGCTGTTACTTCCATGAAGGATGGACAGGAAAGAGTAGAAAAAGGAATTCAGTATACTCAGGATGTATCAGATGCATTCGTTTCCATACAGGAATTAAATGCAAGAGTATCAAGCACCGTTTCTGAAGTAGCAACAGCGATTGAACAAATGACGAATGTCAGTGACCAAGTGTTATCATCAGTGACAGAAGTTTCTGAAATCGCCAAGGAAAGTGCAAGATTTAGTGAGGAAAGTTCAGCTGCCAACGAAGAGCAACTTGCTACAATGGAGGAAGTTACAGCCTCTGCTGGTTCTCTAGCCCATTTGGCTGAAGAATTAAACCGTAACTTAAGCAAATTTAGAATAAAATAA
- a CDS encoding NlpC/P60 family protein — translation MSKHAKIRLQQVIIALLVLVFCMNGPLSTQAQVTRIPTAGIAINGKVVNGIQPIKMDGKVYLPFVQLSKILGYNDIQYNSNNATFQLTDGSTMLRATVGGSIARKSNEYIHIDPVRWYNKTAYISVTAGSALFNVYMYFKPENGSIQVQKPAKQYIVQNGDTLYEIARAHHTTEYHLKTANNLKSNMIMVGQRLKIPARSKTKETEPIREKAPVKITKPQAKPSTVRTDIINQAKKYLGAGYKFGATLAEAPRLFDCSSYTQLVFKQNGINIPRTSRDQASQGTHVQKLEQGDLLFFTDNQLYSDGRVGHVGIYMADGSMIHASSSKGVTITKNVLNNPYWGKNYLFAKRVIK, via the coding sequence GTGAGCAAGCATGCTAAAATCCGACTTCAACAAGTAATTATTGCTCTATTAGTACTTGTGTTTTGTATGAACGGTCCTCTATCAACACAGGCTCAGGTTACAAGGATCCCAACCGCTGGTATTGCCATAAACGGGAAGGTTGTAAATGGAATTCAGCCGATAAAAATGGATGGAAAAGTCTATCTACCATTTGTTCAGTTATCAAAAATCTTAGGGTACAACGACATCCAATATAATAGCAATAATGCTACTTTTCAACTAACGGATGGTTCCACTATGCTTCGAGCAACCGTGGGTGGATCAATAGCTAGAAAAAGTAATGAATATATTCATATTGACCCTGTACGTTGGTACAATAAGACAGCTTATATATCAGTAACTGCTGGTAGTGCTTTATTTAATGTGTATATGTACTTTAAGCCTGAGAACGGCTCTATTCAAGTTCAAAAACCGGCAAAGCAATATATTGTCCAAAATGGTGATACGCTTTATGAGATTGCTCGTGCTCACCATACGACAGAATATCATTTAAAGACAGCTAACAACCTAAAGTCAAACATGATAATGGTAGGACAACGATTAAAAATTCCTGCTAGAAGTAAAACGAAAGAAACAGAACCGATTCGTGAGAAAGCTCCTGTTAAAATTACCAAACCACAAGCAAAACCAAGTACGGTTAGGACAGACATTATCAACCAAGCTAAAAAGTACCTAGGCGCTGGTTATAAATTCGGAGCAACACTTGCGGAAGCACCTAGACTTTTTGACTGCTCATCATACACTCAGCTTGTTTTTAAACAAAATGGAATCAATATTCCAAGAACATCTAGAGATCAGGCGAGTCAAGGAACACATGTTCAAAAATTAGAACAAGGTGATCTATTATTTTTCACGGACAATCAGCTTTATTCTGATGGACGAGTAGGACATGTTGGAATTTATATGGCAGATGGCAGCATGATTCACGCTTCTTCCTCAAAGGGTGTCACGATTACTAAAAATGTACTCAACAATCCATACTGGGGTAAAAACTATCTATTTGCAAAGCGCGTCATTAAATAA
- the rnz gene encoding ribonuclease Z, translating into MELVFLGTGAGIPAKERNVSSIALQLLEERSETWLFDCGEATQHQILHTSIRPRRIEKIFITHLHGDHIFGLPGLLGSRSFQGGETPLTIYGPTGLKEFVEVTMRVSRTHLRYPVNVVEVTNGTIFEDDQFRVEASLLAHGIPSYGYRIIEKDLPGTLLVDKLKQEGISPGPHFKKLKLGEIVNLSDGRVIDGKDYIGVPIPGRIITILGDTRFTEQSVTLANNADVLVHEATFSHEEAQLAHEYFHSSTVQAANIAKQANVEKLLLTHISSRYQKEDTLQLLEEAKQVFTNVEIAHDFSTYRVQRRGKNNS; encoded by the coding sequence ATGGAATTAGTTTTTTTAGGAACAGGAGCGGGAATCCCAGCAAAGGAGCGAAATGTATCATCCATTGCCCTTCAGCTATTGGAGGAACGTAGTGAAACTTGGTTGTTTGATTGCGGGGAAGCTACTCAACACCAAATTTTACATACTTCGATTCGACCAAGACGAATAGAAAAAATTTTTATTACTCATTTACATGGAGATCATATCTTTGGATTACCAGGATTGCTAGGTAGCCGTTCCTTTCAAGGAGGAGAAACTCCGTTAACGATATATGGTCCAACCGGGCTAAAGGAATTTGTTGAAGTCACAATGAGAGTTAGTCGTACCCACCTTCGTTATCCTGTCAATGTGGTTGAAGTGACAAATGGAACTATTTTCGAAGATGATCAATTTCGTGTTGAGGCTTCACTATTAGCGCATGGAATTCCTAGTTATGGATATCGAATAATAGAAAAAGACTTACCTGGAACGTTATTAGTAGATAAGCTTAAGCAGGAAGGAATCTCACCAGGACCACACTTTAAGAAGCTAAAGCTTGGAGAGATTGTGAACCTTTCTGATGGTCGAGTAATAGATGGAAAAGATTATATCGGGGTTCCCATTCCAGGACGTATTATTACCATCCTCGGTGACACTAGATTCACAGAACAGAGTGTTACCCTTGCAAATAATGCTGACGTTCTTGTTCATGAAGCAACTTTCAGTCATGAAGAAGCCCAGTTAGCTCATGAGTATTTCCACTCTTCTACCGTTCAAGCAGCAAATATCGCAAAACAAGCAAATGTGGAAAAACTTCTGTTAACACATATCAGCTCTCGTTACCAAAAAGAGGATACATTGCAATTATTGGAGGAAGCCAAACAAGTGTTTACAAATGTGGAGATCGCACATGACTTTTCTACATATCGTGTTCAACGAAGGGGGAAGAATAACTCTTGA
- a CDS encoding HAD-IA family hydrolase — protein sequence MMKYKVILFDLDGTISDPKVGITKSVQFALSKMGIEENNLDILECFIGPPLQVSFKDYYSFNPNETLTAIEYYRDRFKLTGMYENTLYEGIPTLLEDLRKQGYKLVIATSKPTVFSEEIVRYFNLEHFFDLNVGSNLDGTRSSKAEIIQYIVERFNNYSLKDFIMIGDRKYDIIGANTIGIDSIGVTYGYGAEKELQDAKPTHILKSVKDLEVFFHN from the coding sequence CTGATGAAATATAAGGTAATTTTATTTGATTTAGATGGGACAATATCAGATCCAAAAGTAGGTATTACGAAATCGGTACAATTTGCTCTGAGTAAAATGGGTATTGAAGAAAATAATCTAGACATCTTGGAATGCTTTATTGGTCCACCACTACAGGTTTCATTTAAAGACTATTATTCCTTTAATCCAAATGAAACGTTGACTGCAATTGAATACTATAGAGACCGCTTTAAACTAACAGGAATGTATGAGAATACGTTGTACGAAGGAATTCCTACATTACTAGAGGATTTAAGAAAACAGGGATATAAGTTGGTAATAGCTACTTCCAAACCAACTGTCTTTTCAGAAGAAATAGTAAGATATTTTAACCTAGAACATTTCTTTGATCTTAATGTAGGAAGTAATCTAGATGGAACTAGGTCCTCAAAGGCTGAGATTATTCAGTACATAGTAGAGAGATTTAATAACTACTCATTGAAGGATTTTATTATGATTGGTGATCGAAAGTACGATATTATTGGTGCTAATACGATTGGGATAGATTCTATTGGAGTAACCTATGGATATGGAGCGGAAAAAGAGCTACAAGACGCTAAGCCGACACATATTTTAAAAAGTGTAAAGGATCTTGAGGTGTTTTTTCACAACTAG